The Schistocerca gregaria isolate iqSchGreg1 chromosome 2, iqSchGreg1.2, whole genome shotgun sequence genome contains the following window.
ATAATCCCACCCCAAAAtagcggggaacctccaccttgctgcattcgctggacactgtgtctaaggcgttctgccagaccgggttacctccaaacacgtctccaacgattgtcacgTTGAAGACATATAccacacacatcggtgaagagaacttgattccaatcctgagcagtccattcgacatgttgttgggcccatatgtaccaggctgcatggtgtcgtggatgcaaagatcgacctcgccatggatgtcggggataaagttgcgcaacatgcagcctgttgcgcacagtttgagtcgtaacacgacgtcctgtggatgcacgaacagtattattcaacatagtggcgttgctgtcggggttcctccgagccctaatccgtaggtaacggtcatccacagcagtaggagccactggacggcctgagcgaggcatgtcatcgacagttcctgtttctctgtatctcctttatgtccgaacaacatcgctttggttcactcccagacgcctgaacacttttcccttgttgagagcccttcctggcacaaagtaacaatgtggacgcgatcgatccgcggtattgaccttctaggcaaggttgaactacagacaacacgaactgtgtgcctcctttctggtggaatgtctggaactgatcggctgtcggaccccatccatctaataggcgctgctcatgcatggtttttacatctttgggcgggtttagtgacatctctgaacactttaAGAGACTGTTTGTGGTACAATATACaaggtcaacgtctatcttcaggagttctggcaaccggggtgatgcaaaacacactttgatgtgtgtatatgttgttCTTAACCATTTCTGTGAACATCTTTATTCTACCTCACAAATCTACAGTATGTTCTTCACACCTGGTTGCATCTGCACCTTTGTATACATATTAATCTGGGAAATTATTAGCTTATAACTAACAATACTGATAGTGGAGCTTTCTAAACTTGCATGATATCAAGAAGTTCAGAATAAATGACGCTCAAATTAAAATATTAGTTACTTACGCATCCGTATATAATTACGTTTGATTTCATCACCTCTTTCCACTACTTCTTTTAGAATCGATGCAGCAAAGCACATGTGGCCTAGCAATCTCGCTTTGATTTATGGCGCACTTAACGACCTCAACAGTTATTATTTTGGGAGTGGAAAGAGGCCATTCATCTATCAGGAAGTAATTGATCCAGGTAAGGTGTCAGCGAACGGTGCGTATAATCCTGTTTATATCTTAATATGTAAATGATACCTGTTCCAGTTCTACTCATTTTACGTAACCTTTACAGGTAACGAAGGAGTGAAGAAAGCTGAGTACGTTGGCTTAGGAAGAGTCTGCGAATTCAAGTATGGAACGGAACTTGCAACTTGCTTTAACAGAAGTAATCCGATGAAGTACTTGTACAACTTCGGTAAGAATATCAGCTTAAGGTACAGTTTGTATGTATGATTTAACAAGCAAATATCCTCTTCCTCGCTCTTTACGAAATATGTTAGGCATATTTAAGCAAAAAGGAGTTGATTCTAGCTGTGAGATGTGTGGGTTGTATGATTGTTAAACTTAATTTGAACAGTGATAATAATATCCACGTTGTATATACCACAGACGACAAAACTGCAAATGACTGCAGCGATTTTGAAATGTTTCGCAGGTGAGCCATGGGGTCTGGTGAATGGCAACAACGCTCTAGTGTTCATCGATAACCATGATAATCAGAGGGGCCATGGTGGCGCTGGCGAAGTTCTCACATTCCAGACACCAAAGCTCTACAAAGTAAGTGCTCATGGTTCATTCTGCTTTAAAGGTGATTTATAGTGTCATACTGTGTACATCTTGTTAAATGCCGACGTTATCAGTGTGGAGGCACTGAGGGATTTCTCACAACATAATGCTGCGTTGCCAACAACGGAATATCGGCTGACAGGCTACAAATTCAGAACAATATCATAGCACATAAGGTGTCGAATTGTGTAAAGGATCAAAACGTTATGCATTCCTGAAGGGATTAGGAGCTATAGAACTAATTTTAATTTATCTGAACAGAATGTACAGGAAATAGCATGACTAATAGCGAAAACTGAGAGACACAAAATCATTCTGATAAACATGAGTTCATATACGAGTTGTTTACTAAATAACTGTAATCGTGTGGTTACGAAAAACCACTAACTTCGGTGCGAATTATTATTCAACTTACTACaaatgcatctgaaatgtaacctttcTTTAACGTCCCTATCTCTTTGGGCTCAAACTTGCCGAAAATCCAAATTTTGTTCTGGGGTTACCGCACCAAcctttctacttctacatctacagagATACTCCAAAAGCTGCTCGGTGGAGGTTACCCTGTACCATTACCAGTCATTTCATTTcccgttccattcgcaaacagcgagggaaaaacgactgtctatatgcctccgtgcgagcccagtttttttttttttttttttgtctttgtggtccttacccGCAATGgattttggcggcagtagaatcgctctatagtcagcttcaaatgccggttctctaaattttctcaatagtgtttctcgaaagggacgtgccttccctccagggattcacatttgagtccCCGAATCatttccataacacttacgtgtttttagaacctaccggtaacagatctagcagcccgcctgtgaattgcttcgtgtcctccttcaatctgacctgatacgcatccaaacactcgagcagtactcaaaaataggtcgtaccAGCGTTCTATATGGGATCTCCTTTATAAGTGAAGCACATTTTCTTAAAATTGTCTCAATAAACCGAAATTGACCATTCGCCTAGCCTGCCACACTcctcacattctcgttccatttcatatcgctttgcagcattGCGTCCGCATACTTAACAGACTAGTCTGTGTCCAGTAGGACACCAGTAATATTATATTCGATCATTACAGGTTAGTTTTTGCTACTCAATCACATTAAcctgcatttttccatatttaaagctagctgccacttatcacaccaactggaaattttgtttaagttgtcTTGTGTCTCCCTATAGTTACTCAACTTCAACAcgtactccacagcatcatcagcaaaagcaaCCGGAGACTACTAAAACCCCTGGCCGCCAAGTCATTTACGTATGTAGAGAACAacgtacttccctggggcactcctgatggtaCCCTTGTTTCTGAAGAACACTCTGCGTCGAGAACAAGATGCTGGGTTCCATTACCTAAAAAATCTTCGGGCCAGTCACATATCAGTGAACttgttccatatgcttgtaccttggtTAAAAGCCTGAAATGAGACAAcgtgtcaaatgttttctggaaatctaaaaatatggaatctgtctgtcacCCCtcacccatagttcgcagtataccaGGTAAGATAAAGGCAAgcggagtttcgcacgagcgacgctttctaaaaccaagATGATTCGTGGACAAAGGTTTTTCAGCTTCaaaaagtttattgtattcgaactgaaaatatgttcaaggattctgcagcaaaccgaagctaGACACATTATTCTGTAATTTTGCTTGCCCGTTCTTTGACCCTTCTTGTATACTGGAGTCGCGTGCGCTGTTTTCCACTCGCTAAGGACTTtgtactgggcgagagattcacgataaatgcaggctagatgaagtgccaatgccgtagagtactgtttgtaaaatcgaactgggattccatccggcctTGTACATTACCATTAGGCTACAAGACGCGATTTAGGAAAACTACGAGAAATGCAAATTTGgatgccgggggagggggggggggggcgttaatcCGAACCCCTGAACTTCAGAAAGCAAGTGCATGTCTTAAACATATTGGTAAGTAGCAAGTTTCAGTTGTAGCACGTGTGTCACAATCAGTAACAAGAAGAAATTTTACCGTATGGTGATGACGATGAATTACTAGTGTGCGCGCACGACAGCAAGATCCTTACCATTTGTCTTAAAATTAAATGAGACGAGTGTATTTAAAGGTCGCCAAATTATTAAAACTGTAACTAAAAGGAAAAACATTTAACTACGGTAATCACGTACATTGTCAGATTGATAACTTAGAGGAAATAGTAGGGAAAACGATTAATATATTACAGCAGATAGCTGTGGCCCGAACATCGCTGGAATAAAAAGGATCAGCCTGCCACTAATATCTCCAGCATAAATGCTTAGACTGGAGACCAGACACTAGATAATTTAAATTCTCCACCACTTTCGTCTCTTTGGCATATAAAACAGAGGCAGTTTCCCTGCCAAAATTCGCTTCCATGCTATCATCACACTGTAAAAGGCACTCTGTTTAAGTGTGGCATTCAGTGATTTGTCCGCCACAAGTGTCACAGACTGGCAGCTCCTCTCGCCGAAGTAGGAAACCATGTGTCAGAGGACAGTGTCCAACTCGGAGGCAGGTCAGGGTCACTTCATCCATTCTCAGTGATCCGCAGAGAAAACAGATTGGCCTGGTAGTTGACGTCACGAAGCGCAGATTATTGTCCCTCATGGTCAGCTACTCttcccccactcccaccccctgccccacctcacacacacacacacacacacacagaactgcaTGGATGTTAGACGCAACAGTGAAATTACAGCCTGAAGGGGAATAGCACAATGTGTCACGTCGTGTTCCTTGTACCACTTCTTGACAGCTTAGTCTGCTCGTTCGTTTCCCCAGATTCCCACATGCCCCGATGTCCAGCAGAATGATACCTGCTTCCCCGCCGTTGGATGATTTACAGCTGGTCCCGTATTGGCTAGGCCACTTTCTCGGCTGCGTCCACTTGGTGCAGCGATTCTAGAGAATTAAGGGAATCGGAGAAAATGGTAAACTGTTTAACTTGGAGACACCTGATCTGCTAGAGTGCCTTCAGGATAACATGGAGCTCTCcagtaaatatagtatatgcagggTAAGGCGAATCCTGTAGATATTGTCGGGGAGTGCCACTGAACAGCCAAGGTAGTCCTCTTCTTTGGAACTACCAGTGTACACAACTTTAAAACTGTGATGCCACtctaaaatattaaaaatcacAGACTGAAATGTAAAATCTGGAGTGTAATATTGTTTCCAGTTCGTCAAGTCGAAACTAATTTTGGGCCTCCGTAGGAGCCAACCTTTAAAATCACTTACACCCATCtctaaaaattcaaatggttcaaatgggtctgagcactatgggactagaacttagaactacttaaacctaactaacgtaaggacatagcacacatccatgcccgaggcaggattcgaccctgcgaccgtagcgaccgcgcggttccagactgaagcgcctagaaccgctcggccacaacggccggccatcagGCTGTTCGAAACACAGTACAATTACCAAAATCCTACAACAAATCAACGTTACCGAGTGGGTGTGTACTATGAAAGAAAACTGACAGGTACACAACCAGGACGGCAGTCcttcagtttattaagtgatttaagctgcttcactacatcgAGAATATCTACTTTTGAGTTACTGATGTTTACAGTCGGTCTCGATGCAAGTTCTGggatatttactccgtcttcttaggtggcactgtcatcagtaacattaccattatTATCGCactgtgaaggtattgattgcgtattgccactggtgtattttacatgcgaccagaatctctttgggcatTCTGTTTGAGTTTGAGGCAGAATTTCGCTGTGGaatctattaaaagcatctcgtatagaagtccgcgctaaatttcgaacttacGTAAAATTTCGCCAATGTAGGAGGTATTGCGTTCTTTCATATTTCTCACGCTTCCATGgtgcttctgcaatagtgttctgacctgttttgaatACCAAGAGGGTTCAGtgtcatctcttattaatttatttggtatttgtTCCttagttgctgtcgatactatttctttgaatataAACCATATTTACAACATAGTTCACTGGTACAGGCACTGAGTCAATGCTACCAACATTTGATGAGATGGAAACTACGATGCTATAAATGGCGAGTCTTCAGAATACGCGCTTTAGCCTTTGTAAGGCGTAATTTAATATTTCTACACTGCACAAGACGgtctttaatgttttattttctataaAGTACTGGGAAAACGACCCATAGTTCACACCGGTTTATTTCAGTCCAACTGTTGCGAAAACCAAACGATTAACTTTTTTACAGTTCAGGCATACCTTAGTGTCCGTCGTTAACCACTGAATTTGTTTGCAGATGGCGAGCGCATTCATGTTGGCTTGGCCTTACGGATTTCCACGAGTGATGTCTAGCTACGTATTCAGCACCTCTGACGATGGTCCACCACAGGACAGCAACCAGGCCATTATATCACCTACTATCAATGCGGATGACTCCTGCGCTAGACCATGGGTTTGCGAGCATCGATGGAGACAGATCTACAACATGGTCGGATTCAGGAATGCTGTCGGATGTGAGTGTGTGGGGCATCAGTATCCATTAGTTTCAGTCACTACTAACACTTGTATAACAGCTCCCAAACTGCGACATATACGATACAATGACACAGAGTCACAGGGCACAGCAGTTATTGTCAAATTCTCATTTTAATAATTCATAAAAATATCTTCGGCTTTTTGTCCATTATTATCAATGCGAGGTGCAGAGGTGCATTGTACTATGTAGTTATTCTTGCACTGTGGTATGCATGGCATGCTCACTGCATTCTTCATGCCCACAGCTGGCGCTGTGGCTAACTGGTGGGACAATGGCAATTATCAGATTGCCTTCTCCAGAGGAAACGTTGGCTTTGTGGCTTTCAACAACGAGGCGAGTTCTGACCTCAAACGGACGCTTCAGGTGAGAAATTGATTACTATCATTCTGTATTCACAAACAGATGTTCCGAGCACGTTTACAGCCATAGTTTATCCACAGACGGGTCTTCCTGCTGGCACTTACTGTGACGTCATTTCCGGTAACGTGAGCGGGAGCAGCTGCACCGGTAAAACCATCACCGTTAACTCTGATGGTACAGCCTACATCAGCATCGCCTATAGTGAGGATGACGGCGTGGTTGCTATCCACACTGGCGTAAGTAGTTCCCACTAACTTAATAATATAAATATGCgaaatttatttacacaaataattcCTTCAGAGTTCGTGCCAGGATATCCAGAGGACTAGCTCTCTTATTCTCTAGCCGTCTCACAATGTCAGAGAAAGAGCTGTATTAATTATTGTTTAGTAACTACATTCACTCATAAACTCATTTGGTTCATCCAGTCATTAAGGGATGTCAAGATAAGTTCCGCAGAGGTTTTCACAGACTGACACTGCAGCTGCCAGTTGTATTCTAAATTTTGGGATACTTTTCAAGGCTATGTTTCTGGTCAGATTATAAGATGTGGAGAACAGGGTTATGTGATGGAAACTGGTTACAGCTGGATAACTCAATTCGCATACTACTCAGAGTAAAGCTACAACACAATCTCATCACTCCGAGAATTTCATTTTTGCATCAAGATTGACTAGATTAATTCATGGTCCCTTTGCTCTCAAATTCCCTGTCAGCCAAGTAACAATCGTCTTCATAAACGTCTTCATTGTACTCAAATAGCTGATAAAAGCCAATAGATCTATGGGGATCCGACTCGTTCGCCATTTTCAAACGTCGGGAACACATCAAAGGATAAGTCAATATTCGTAGTCCTTCGATAGGCAGGTATGCAAGACACGCCAACGAAATTATCGACTGTCGCCGTTAATACAGTTTTCTTTCATGTAATATTTCAGACTGTTGTGATGATTTTGAATATCATGTATCTACATGCCTcattttaatttatgtatttttcgtttgttttttcaGGCGAAGGTCTCATAACTTTTCCTCTTACGGCCTTCAaggtggtttgctgcagcttttgtGGGTATTATTGCTTGTCGTTAACTAGAGATGTTAAGTACTTCGCAGTCGAAACTGTAACGCAGTGTCATACTATTCCTAGCATTGTTGTTTTGATTGAATCAGTATCTACCTAACACGTCGCTAACTGATGACGATTTACTTTCAATAATAGAATTAATAATCTGTTGTTTTCAATTTACATTTGTAATCTGGTTGCCGATACTATGTGAAAATGTGTGGGAATGATGAGGTGAACGCACTGATGCGTTGTTCTCGCTGATAAATTAATTGTAAATCGCCTAAATGGGAAAATAATTCCGTCGCCATAGTGTCCAagaggaaaatattccggaggtaaaatagacccccattcggatctccggccgggactACTAAAGGGGACGTTGTCATAAAgaaaaaggaaactggcgttctacgggtcggagcgtggactgtcagatcccttaatcgggcaggtaggttagaaaatttagaaagggaaatggataggttaaagttagatataatgggaattagtgatgttcagtggcaggaggaacaagacttttggtcaggtgaatacagggttataaatacaaaatcaaagagagataatgcaggagtaggtttaataatgaatagaaaaataggagtgctggtaagctactacaaacagcatagtgaacgcattattgtgcccaagatagacacgaagcccacgcctactatagtagtacaagtttatatgccaactagctcatcagataacgaagaaattgaagaaatgtatgatgagataaaagaaattattcagatagtaaagagagacgaaagtttaatagtcatgggtgactggaattcgagtgtaggaaaaggaagagaagtaaacgtagaaggtgaatatggattggggctaagaaatgcaagaggaagccgcctggtagaattttgcacagagcataacttaatcatagctaacatttcgttcaagaattatgaaagatggttgtatacgtcgaagaaccctggagatactagaacgtttcagatagattatataatggtaagacagagatttaggaatcagatttataatggtaagacagagatttaggaatcagattttaaattgtaaaacatttccaggggcagatgtagactctgaccacaatctattggttaagaactgtagattaaaactgaagaaactgcaaaaaggtgggaatttaaggagatgggacctcgataaactgactaaaccagaggttgtacagagtttcagggaaagtataAGGGAAAAGTTGACAGGAATACGGGAAAGAagtcagtataagaagaatgggagctttgagggatgaagtagtgaaggcagcagaggatcaagtaggtaaaaagaagagagctaggagaaatccttgggtaacagaagagataatgaacttaattgatgaaagtcgaaaataaaaaaaaatgcagtaaatgaagcaggcaaagaggaatacaaaagtcccaaaatgagatcaacaagaagtgcaaaatggctaaccagggatggctagaagacaaatgtaaggatgtagaggcttatctcactatctcactaggggtaagatacatactgcctacaggaaaattaagagacagctggagaaaagagaacatcttgtaaaaatatcaagagctcagttctaagcaaaggagggaaaacagaaagatggaaggagtatatagaggctctacacaagggcgatgttcttgaggacaatattatggaaatggaagaggatgtagatgacgatgaaatgggagatatgatactgcgtgaagagtttgacatagcacagaaagacatgagtcgaaacaaggtccccggagtagataacattccattagaactactgacagccttgggagggccagtcctggcaaaactctaccatctggtgagcaagatgtatgagacaggcgaattaccgtcagacttcaagaagaatataatcccaaagaaaggaggtgtttacagatgtgaaaattacccaactatcagtttaataagtcacagctgcaaaatactgacgcgaattatttgcagacgaatggagaaactggtagaagcgaacctcggggaagatcggtttggattccgtagaagtattggaacacttgaggtaatactgaccttacgactcaccttagaagtaagattaaggaaaagtaaacctacgttcctagcatttgtagacttggagaaagcttttgacaatgtcgatgggatactctctttcaaattctaaaggtggcaggggtaaaatacagggtgcgaaaggctacttacaattttttcagaaaccatatggcagctaTAAGGGTCGaggagcgtgaaagggaagcagtggttggggagggagtgagacagggttgtagcctctccccaatattattaaatctgtatactgagcaagcagtaaaggaaacaaaagaaaaattctgagtaggtattaaaatccatggagaagaaataaaaaccatgaggttcgccgatgacattgtaattcagtcatagacagcaaagggcttggaagagcagttgaacggaatgaatagtgtcttgaaaggaggatatgagatgaacattaaaagcaaatcgaggataatggaatatagtcgaattaagtctggtgatgctgagggaattagattaggaaatgagacacttaaagtagtaaaggagttttggtatttgggtagcaaaataactgatgatggtcgaagtagagaggatataaaacatatactagctatgacaaggaaagcgtgtctgaagaatagaaatttgttagcatagagtgtaggtttaagtgtgaggaaggcgtttctaaaagtatttgtatggaacgtagccgtgtatggaagtgaaatatggacgatagataatttggacaagaagagaatagaagctttcgaaatgtggtgctacagaagaatgctcaagataagatgggtagagcacataattaatgaggaagtattgaatagaattgggggagaccaagagatgaatacactaaggagattcagacggatgtaggttgcagtaggtactgggagatgaagaagcttgcacaagatagagtagcatggagagctgcatcaaaccaatctcagtactgaagaccaaaacaacaacagtgtccaagaataaagatagtaattactgaaaaatgaaataaataaatatatgcaaACCAAATGTGAGACCAGCTCTAGAAAAGAACATCCATAGTCTCGCCGAGGGAGCAAAGAAACGAGACTAATTCACTCACATATGTTCATTTACCATGCGAGTTAATGGCAAATCCGTCCATCCCACAGTTGGGATATTCTGAGATATCATTTAGTTAGTGGTAAGGTGTTCGCACATTTCTATCATTGTTCTCCTTTCTTTTATCAGTCCCTCCTACAGTGATTTCATTATGTGACAAACATAACAGACGATTGTTTGCTTTGTAAGGAGCTTTTAACACTGATGAAGGAACGTTTTCAAGTGGGATGAGAGCATCAATCTCTGCATACGAAAACTTAAAGGTATTAGCTGAAGTTAGTTATACTACTAAACCTGTGCAGAACAGCTGGAAGAAAAAAAGAGTGTGGTGAAGAAATAAAACTCTTCTAGGATATTACTTTAACGTGAAACGCCATTTACAGCAGAACATGTTTGTCGAATGTAAGCAAGGTAAGTGTAATAAAGGGAAGAGAAACAGCACTACTTATTCTGTTACGTATTAGTTAAAGAAACACATAACGCAAATTGAAGATCTAAGTTTAGCACATTGATTTTTTATGGGTCCATGTAGAAccaaattttcttgttctatattATGAAGAGGATTCATGACAATATTACTTTTTCATTAGAATTGGTTTTTGGTTCTAACGTCTATAATTAGAATGACAATGGCAAATAACGAAATGGTCGTTCCAGAAATAGTCCTAGTGGTGCCATTTTGTATGAAGCTTTAATGTAAACCCTTTGGACGAGGTCTTATATTAACAGAGAATGAAACCACTGAAATTTGTTACAATCACGCACAATATATGTAATTAATCAACTATAGGTAACTCATTTTAGCTAAACATGAACTAACTGAGAGCCATTTTACCTATTTAACGTTAAACAGTTTTCACGGAGATAAAAGTTAACTTAAATTATTAAAGAAACCTTCTAGTTCATGAAGATGTGGATTAAGCGTGTCTCTTTCTTACGTCTAAGTGTCTGATTTTGGGTGTTTAAGTGGAAAAAGCATGATTCACTTGAAGCCGTTAAATTCAGGCGTATTGTTCCAAAATGGTAATTCATGaacattttcttctacttcatcatcatcatcacatctacatctacatccatactccgcaagccacctgacggtgtgtggcggagggcaccttgagtacctctaccggttctcccttcttttccagtctcgtattgttcgtggaaagaaagatggtcggcatgcctctgtgtgggctctaatctctctgattttatcctcgtggtctcttctcaagatgtacgtaggagggagaaatatactgcttggctcctcggtgagggtatgttctcgaaatttcaacaaaagcccgcaccgagctactgagcgtctctcttgcagagtcttccaccggagtttatctgtcatctccgtaacgcttttgcgattactaaatgatgcgctgccctccgttggatcttctctatctcttctatcaacctgacTGGAACCGATCCCAACACtggtgagctgtattcaagcagtgggcgaacaatgctactgtaacctacttcctttgtttccggattgcatttccttaggattcttccagtgaatttcagtctggcatctcctttaccgacgattaattttatatcgtcattccattttaaattgctcctaatgcctactcccagataatttatggaattaactgcttccagttgctgacctgctatattgtagctaaatgacaaagaaACTGGCTTTTTActgattcgcagcacattacacttctctacattaagattcaattgccataccctgcacgcccgcatctcgtggtcgtgcggaagcgttctcgcttcccacacccgggttcctgggttcgattcccggaggggt
Protein-coding sequences here:
- the LOC126332617 gene encoding alpha-amylase 2-like — encoded protein: MLSFLCLVAASLLGVRAQWEPNVVDGRSTIVHLFEWKWTDVAAECERFLAKKGYAGVQVSPPNECMAITTKNRPWWERYQPVSYRLVSRSGSEAEFGDMVKRCNNVGVRIYADAVINHMSAPWDGLSGVAGSKPSGFYYPDVPYGPNDFHYPSCEITNYQNASNIRNCELSGLHDLNDGSEYVRGKIAEYMNKLISFGVAGFRIDAAKHMWPSNLALIYGALNDLNSYYFGSGKRPFIYQEVIDPGNEGVKKAEYVGLGRVCEFKYGTELATCFNRSNPMKYLYNFGEPWGLVNGNNALVFIDNHDNQRGHGGAGEVLTFQTPKLYKMASAFMLAWPYGFPRVMSSYVFSTSDDGPPQDSNQAIISPTINADDSCARPWVCEHRWRQIYNMVGFRNAVGSGAVANWWDNGNYQIAFSRGNVGFVAFNNEASSDLKRTLQTGLPAGTYCDVISGNVSGSSCTGKTITVNSDGTAYISIAYSEDDGVVAIHTGAKVS